The genomic DNA TGTGAAGAAACCCAGAACGCTGATATTCTATCTGAAAGGACTTACATGAGACTGCTTGAAGCCATTGAGCCTAATGTGAGAAAGTCCATGAAAGGTTTAGACAATTTTGCTGCTGATGGTAGCCAGGCTTTCGATAACCTGAAAAGTGTGGTAATGACATTAGGAAAAGGAGGTAAAGGACAAGAATGGGCAGAAAAGGTCAGCAAGCAGCTCATGGAAGGGAAGCAGTATTTAAAACTGCACTACAAGGTATTTCTATATTATGAACCCTTTCTATTTGtaatgttacactattgtttcagaaaagggtaAAAGATTGGTGAATTACAAATAGTGATCATCATCAACATAATTTTGACCTGTCTGTCAGACCACTTGTCTTCAACCATTTTGTTTTGACCAGATAGGTTTTTGTATTAATAACCTTCATTTCTTGATGGATCTCGTTCAAAtgttgtatgtatatatgtcatAATTGTAACTCATTTTTAAATGCAGTCAAacttttactataaataaaggactggtacatgtatgtttcaataaaaacaaattatatgacACTCAGCTAATTAATGATTTGTCAGTAATTATTTAGTAAATAATTTGAGAATCTGgttgatatttttatcatatttctttGTGCATaccaaaatataagaaattgttgtatttgtgtatacgaaatataaaaaaatgaagatgtggtaggattaccaatgagacaactctcctcaaGTGAAGACTGACACAAACAATTACATCTGTATCATGTGTATGTCACTGTACGTCCTTCAAAAGTGAGgcttttttaaactttcagtCTCGTACTGCTTTACTATCTTTAAAAGTATAGCttacagtatattttttgtttttcagttacATGTTAGTTTGGACTCAGAAGTTCCTGATCATTGTGGCAGATTTGGCCTGTCATCTGAAGAAAACAGTTTCTGTAGTAAATGTACACATACCCATCATCTTTCTTGTAATGACTGTGAAGCTCTGACCACAACTTTGAAATTGATAGAGGATGCTGCAGATAGCATAACATATACAAACCAAGAACAACAAGATGACACAAAATACATTATTGTACAGGTATTTATTCAACATTATATAGGgcactatttgtttttgttttttttatattggacaGTGTCTACACACTACATGCACTaggatacatttaaaaatgtagcaaaaaaacatgataaatgttcaaaattatttaGCCCCAACTACTAAAGACTTTTGCACATGCCCATATCATGTACACAATTTTAATCATAATCACAATCCCGAATAGCAGCattaaatgatttttcattcattaagAGTTTGGAACTTTGTTCAGCAAAATTTGTGAAAGAGAGTACAAATTTTGTGTAGCCAACTACTAGAGTTTTCTACCTAGATCACTTAAACTTAAAAGGAAGACTGCACTTATGATGAAATTGTTTGCCTGATATTAAGGAATTgtttgaggttttttttcttatttgtccAGATTTGAGAGGTAACTTTTCAGTAAATTGTAAAACTTATAGCTGACTAtccggtatgggctttgctcattgttgaaggccgtaccgtgacctatagttgttaatgtttgtgtcattttgatctttcgTGGTTAGTTGTTGTCTCAtgagcaatcataccacatcttcttttttatatttgatgtaatTGCAGTTACATAGTAAACATTCTACATTGATAAGTCATATATTTTGCAACCTGGCTATTTTGAGACtttgacacatttttatttatttgataacagggtattaaaacaattatagaGTGGAAGAAACACATTCTGAGATCTGTCAACCAAGACAGGGCAAGGGGGAAAGTTTTAGACACATTGCAACCAAATGAAGCTTTAATTGAAAGAGACTGGGCAATGAAATTTCTTCCATTACAGTATaggtatatacatgttttatatatatatatgtgtgttttattaaatgaaatgtattttaaatgaattcatATTTGGTCTGCAACTTGACAATGAAGAGTTGTAAATGTGGAACTGCCATATAACTACTTCCtgtttgcaaatacttttttagccacatGATATAGactatattttcacatttcttctACAACTATAATTGCCATATTTTATGTAACAATTACATCAATATTTAGATAATCAGTCCAACAAGTTATAGATTCATATAAAGTTTCATTATACAATCTACAATCTGACCAAAAAATGTGAGTTGGTCATAAAGATTTTATAGTGTTCTGTCTAGATAGAAAATGACTagcctttgtgtatgtctataTTCTTAGTTTCTGCATTTGAACATCAATACTTTTCACACattctgtttaaaaataaggagatgtgattgAATACTATCCAAATTAGATCAAAAGGACAAAGATGCTTACAGATACAGgttacagccttcaacaatggacaTAATCTATAATGTATTGTAAGCTAGAAAAGGGCTGGTATGACAATATGCAAAACAATGCAACAGAGAAAACTAACATGTACAcataataaaagagaaaaaatagcAGACAGCAACCCAATCTTAGTTCACTGGATTACAGGTTCTCATTcttggacaggcacaaaaacATATGACAGGACATGTGTTTTACAGTTTTGTGTGTGCTCAACCCCACCTATAAATATGCtagcacaatttttttttttaattgttaaaggCACCTTAACATACATATTTTACTTGAACACCTGAGTTTatgctatttttttgtttttcaaagtaaatttatttttcagagaaTCTCAGTCTAATTGGTTTGCCAAACGTGGTCTTTCCTGGCATGTCAGTGTCATAACATTCCaagaaaaagaaggaaaaaacaGTTTGACAGTTCTGCACATCTTTGATACTGCTACGCAAGATGCTGTCACTTCCAATGCTATATTGAAAGACCTACTACACCATGTTAATTCCACTAACAACAATGTTGACACTCTGTATTTAAGATCGGACAATGCTGGATGTTACCATTCATCATATGGCATATTGTCAGTCACTGCTCTGAATGACAATCCGTAGAATATAACAGTAAATAGGATGGACTTTTCTGATCCACAAGGTGGAAAGTCAATTTGTGACAGAAAGGCTGCCCATGTCAAAGCATGCATAAGAAGATATGTAAATGAAGGCAATAATGTAATAACAGCTATAGAATTCAAGTCAGCTGtagaaaaaacaatgaaaaatgttaaagtAGTTGTTGCATTGCCACCTAGTcccatcaaaagttcaaaaacatccaagattgaaaatataagttttctgtacaattttttcttttcaaacaatgaaattacagCTTGGAAGCAATTCGAAATTGGCATTGGCAAAGTTTTCTCTTCCaaatctttaaatgaaattccatctcttgttaaaaaatgtgaaagtaCTGTGATATGGAGAATCATTGCTCAATCATCCTTGAATACAAGCATTCCAGTACCTGTAACTAGAAATGAAGAGCTCGAAGAAGAAGACAACATTTGTAGTAATGTATTTACATGTCCTGAAGACGGTTGCATtgcaacatttttgaaatatggaCAATTATGTAACCACCTCGACAGAGGTAAACATACCTTCCCTAAgaataatttgaatataaaggAGCGTACACAAATCACACATGCTTCTTTAATGGAAAGCAAAAGTTCTGCTGAAAAAGTACTTCATTCTGGTACAACACATGCATTACAAGCAGAATCTACATTAAAGAAAGGATGGGCATTAAAGAATAAGCGAGAGGTAAAGAGATTTTAAAAAGAGCAAATAGAATACATGACAGAGAAATTTCAGTTTGGTGAATCTACTGGATATAAGTGTGACCCAGATGATGTGGCAAAAGAGATGAGACATGTAAAGAACAGTAAGGGCATCCGGAAATTTCAACTTGAACACTTTCTTTCTCCTTCTCAAATTGCTAGTTTTTTTAGCAGGCTTTCACTAAAAAAAAGACAAGCATCAAATACTGTTTATGACGATTGTGATATGATAGCAGAAGAACCAAGAACTGAGATGTCTCAGCTAACTGTATTAGCAAATActgtacagtaaacatttaacatttttggtctttttccaATACCTCTGATCTGattgatacatgtagtttaaattaaaaaaaatcttctctataaatgcttaaaaaatattactttagtTTGTTTGATGTAAGTTTAACATTAAGTAGCAAATATCTGATTTGAAACTTTCATCTTTTTTGTGAAAAGCTCTAGATCTGACATCAAAATATCCAGTACCACAGCCTTTtcctatacatgtattttgaatattaaaaaaatcatacccttatatatatatatatttaaccaaCAATAGACCTATATAGCATTATTTCACTTCTTCATGGAAAGATATCTAACAAATATCTGATGTAATTATCACTGAGGTTAAAATtgcaattttagaaaatattcaGTTGAATAATTAGTAGATGATGAATTGACCAAAAACCTGATCAACTATCTGTCAAAAAATTACCTGCCCTTAAATATATGTAATACAAAGCTAATTCACTCCCACTATTATTATGAATACAAAAACGGAAtaatacagccttcaacaatagacaTGAGTTTACTAAATATATGAAGATCTAAACCATTTACATAAATTGTGAATGAACTAAGCAGAAACAACTTTAAGTCCCAATTGATGTAAAACTGATGCTATAATATAGTATCATCTGATGATGCAATTTTAAGGTATTTATGTAATTTGATGTTTGATCAAGCTGGTTTtggtaaaacaaatacatttttgtgcAATGAACATGTGCACATGCCATGGCttattttgtcttgatttttaaaagaaagtggTACAATCTCGTGTTTGTAAATTTTAGCATGGTTTTGtgaatatcaaaaaagttaattgAGAAAAtgtgtaccttctgtgctgacAATGATTGATAAAGTATGGACTTTCACAGCTAACCGTGTTGAAGAAAGATGTGCAGGTTGTTATAGATTGTGTTTATGTAAGCGATAAATTTGTCCTTGTAAAATATGTCCGGGCGGACCCATATTCCTAGTATAAAATGTCCATGGTTACAAATTTTACTAGTAAATATAGTCTGATGTTAGTTATTTTTGTCCCCAGACTAATTTACCTAGGAAATCATGTTTATGTCATTATTATTCCTAGATAAAGACACCCatgtcaattatttttaaaggttAATTAACATGGCttgtgttgttttaatattgttttagaattgtgtattgatattataaaaaaaataaaaaattcccCAGACAAATATTTCTAGGAAATCATGTCCATGTTCTTATTATTCCTAGGTAGAAACGTccatgt from Mytilus trossulus isolate FHL-02 chromosome 8, PNRI_Mtr1.1.1.hap1, whole genome shotgun sequence includes the following:
- the LOC134727537 gene encoding uncharacterized protein LOC134727537 produces the protein MEETKEEISQIDGYGEVTQCKQTVQVQGAKKAAFLQIDESSQYSEWQDSQESPSRKRKMSLNSFLETVDISPVKKTLTVDFDLASERTKNDHVRKAKRIMHSVLGILVPQQESLFEEVLYESNAYKDQTLESFSKAYSSMSSWGTQRQILSLLVQDYSYNQLKDYIPDLSRYKFSSARKHAEVVGVGKPVLQNKQFREKATIQQIENFLEFILSPAIMTDLPFGECTYKISSGITLKVPKIILNSVRTRTVTLYLKYCEETQNADILSERTYMRLLEAIEPNVRKSMKGLDNFAADGSQAFDNLKSVVMTLGKGGKGQEWAEKVSKQLMEGKQYLKLHYKLHVSLDSEVPDHCGRFGLSSEENSFCSKCTHTHHLSCNDCEALTTTLKLIEDAADSITYTNQEQQDDTKYIIVQGIKTIIEWKKHILRSVNQDRARGKVLDTLQPNEALIERDWAMKFLPLQYRESQSNWFAKRGLSWHVSVITFQEKEGKNSLTVLHIFDTATQDAVTSNAILKDLLHHVNSTNNNVDTLYLRSDNAGCYHSSYGILSVTALNDNP